A window of the Virgibacillus pantothenticus genome harbors these coding sequences:
- a CDS encoding DUF2624 domain-containing protein: MANFIKDIIQKKLKQLSVQEIIYYGKQYGFSLTTQEAEQITTYLKQHNVDPFHAEGRKKMLQELAHITDPATAKKAQKLFNELIHSYGLGHLFR; the protein is encoded by the coding sequence ATGGCAAATTTCATTAAAGATATCATTCAAAAGAAGTTAAAACAACTGTCTGTTCAGGAAATAATTTACTATGGAAAACAATATGGGTTTTCTTTAACGACTCAAGAGGCCGAACAGATAACCACTTACTTAAAACAGCATAACGTAGATCCATTTCATGCAGAAGGAAGGAAAAAAATGCTGCAAGAACTAGCGCACATCACAGATCCAGCAACAGCAAAAAAGGCACAAAAATTATTTAATGAACTTATTCATTCTTATGGACTGGGTCA